The Hippoglossus hippoglossus isolate fHipHip1 chromosome 19, fHipHip1.pri, whole genome shotgun sequence genome has a segment encoding these proteins:
- the nrap gene encoding nebulin-related-anchoring protein isoform X1, whose translation MQSCARCRFVVYPAEKINCIDQNWHKACFHCDVCKMVLTANNFVSHKKRPYCSVHNPRNNTFTSVYETPVNINAKKQSKASSELKYREDGERFMSTFHCDTRSVELEKALLAKQTASQAFQSQSEFSQQQTWYSGTVSSQDIVTMSQEQKALSDVKFSEEYEESKGKGSFPAMITPGYVAAKNANTLASSLEYKKGHEERVSKYTTFVDPPEVLLAKKQGQIVSDYAYTEEYEQQRGKGSFPAHLTPGYMMSKKATEQASDIKYRQVYEQEMKGKASTEAGIAESVHARENAENFSQIAYTEEHEQQRGKGSFPAMITPGYCLAKKAQENASNLKYRKDHNKLKGTSHFHSLTSEDNLALKSARKINKLVSEVEYKKDLENTKGHSINFCDTPQFHNAAKIAKFTSDNKYKEKYISDMKGHYAESGIDKKTMHAMKARKLASDISYKQGCEQEQGEYNYPATLTPGYQSQRKLDPLKDKNYRQHIDQVKYKSVTDTPEIVLARKNAQLVSNLNYKAGYEKTKHQYTLSQDLPQIKNAKANAALCSGIKYKEEWEKSKSKACDIGNDDLSVRAAKASRDLASDIKYKESYMKNKDQAVGFNMSDSKTLHSLQVAKMSSNIEYKKGSKESQGQYTLPMDMINLSHAKKAQALASDLEYRTKLHDYTVMPDDIKVQQAKKAYSLQSENQYRSDLNWMKGVGWDSEGCMNITQAKKAGEQLSDTKYRQKADSIRFTHVADDLSIKHAKKSQELQSNLVYKANTEQMMHQYTMKNDEPLFLQAKANADLLSGKVYKSKWEKQREKGFELRLDSLSILTARAKRDLASDVKYREKYEKNKGKVISIKSVSDDSQMAHSALATKLQSGRHYKKNYEDTKTKYNVSLDMLNISHAKKAQDLATETNYRTFLHDYTTLPTDMNVAWAKKAYGLQSDKQYRSDLNWMKGVGWEASQSLDVQQAKKAGALVSEKKYRQDASAVKFTSVENTPEMVQAKLSNKLAIDRLYREKGENLKHNYTLSGELPEMVQAKLNAMNISESRYKESWTKIRDGGYKLRLDAIPFQSARISGDILSDQKYRGEFERTKGKMIGLKGLQDDMNIAHSVQATKLQSDIKYRQDSAKELSKFHLPLDMMEVAHAKKAQSLVSDQDYRLTLHQYTSLPDDMKVLAAKKAYALQSEKVYRSDLNYLRGAAWIATGALQIEGSKRATDLISDKKYRQQPYSFKHTSVTDSPDIVHAKLSGQVTNERLYKEKSVNDQHNYTITSQGPEITQAKINAANFSEVKYRESWHTLRAQGYKLTMQDIPFQAAKSSTGIASDYKYKHNHVLDKGKHIGIKSVLEDPLLLHCLQAGRLASDQEYRRDALTTSGQYHLNPDMIHLVTAKNAQSLASEQDYRTRLHKYTVLPDDMKVKWAKKAYDLQSENLYKSDLNFMKGVAWDGVGAPQMESAKKAGDLISDKKYRQLPDSLKFTSVADSPDMVHAKTSYQQCSQRLYKAGKDDDMHKYTLHSDDPDFVRAKINARQISDKVYKASGEQVKTLGYDLRLDAIPFQTAKASREIASDFRYKESHQKEKGQQVGLRCVEDDPKMVHSLAASKLQSNLEYKRQSKEDRGQYKMHADQPEFLQAKKSQAQASDLTYRHKLHDYTCDAEQLNIKHAKQAYKLQSDVNYKSDLNWIRGVGWTPPGSHKAELARRAAELGFAEGVTTEEAIAKYQHMMMISFFQVHHQQQMEEQQQQEQQASEQVETSEKIQQGVNMDAMEVLHVKRKKTIQTVQKKSSTTTTSFKSMEKKSSATSSTSSAALQNTVRTSLSPSKAAAIEDA comes from the exons ATGCAGTCCTGTGCCAGGTGTAGGTTTGTGGTCTACCCAGCTGAGAAGATCAACTGCATTGACCAG AACTGGCACAAAGCGTGTTTTCACTGCGACGTCTGTAAGATGGTCCTCACCGCCAATAACTTTGTCAGCCACAAGAAGAGGCCATACTGCTCTGT ACACAATCCCAGGAATAACACATTCACAAGCGTCTACGAGACCCCGGTCAACATCAACGCAAAGAAGCAGAGCAAGGCGAGCAGTGAG CTGAAGTATCGCGAAGATGGCGAGCGCTTTATGTCCACCTTCCACTGTGACACGAGGTCCGTGGAGCTGGAGAAGGCTCTGCTAGCCAAACAGACGGCCAGCCAG GCCTTTCAGTCTCAGTCTGAGTTCTCACAGCAGCAGACGTGGTATTCAGGCACGGTGAGCAGCCAGGATATAGTGACGATGTCTCAGGAACAGAAGGCCCTCAGTGAT GTGAAGTTCTCTGAGGAGTACGAAGAGTCGAAAGGAAAAGGCAGCTTCCCTGCCATGATCACACCAGGTTACGTGGCGGCTAAGAATGCCAACACCTTGGCCAGTAGT ctggaATATAAAAAAGGACACGAGGAGAGAGTTTCAAAGTACACAACATTTGTTGACCCTCCAGAGGTGCTTCTGGCCAAGAAACAGGGGCAAATTGTCAGCGAC TATGCCTACACTGAAGAGtatgagcagcagagaggaaaaggcAGTTTCCCTGCACATCTTACACCAGGATACATGATGTCAAAGAAGGCCACTGAGCAGGCCAGTGAT ATTAAGTATCGTCAGGTGTACGAACAGGAGATGAAGGGAAAAGCCAGCACTGAGGCTGGAATAGCTGAGTCAGTTCACGCCAGGGAAAACGCAGAGAACTTCAGCCAG ATTGCATACACTGAAGAGCACGAGCAGCAGCGAGGCAAAGGGAGCTTCCCTGCGATGATCACTCCTGGTTATTGTCTGGCTAAAAAAGCCCAGGAGAATGCAAGTAAT CTGAAGTATAGAAAGGACCACAACAAGTTGAAGGGCACCTCGCACTTCCACAGTCTGACATCCGAGGACAATCTGGCTCTGAAGAGCGCCCGAAAGATCAACAAGCTTGTCAGTGAG GTGGAGTATAAGAAGGACCTGGAGAACACCAAAGGTCACAGCATCAATTTCTGTGACacgccacagtttcataatgcTGCTAAAATCGCCAAGTTCACCAGTGAT AACAAGTACAAAGAGAAGTACATCAGTGATATGAAGGGACACTACGCAGAGTCCGGCATTGATAAGAAGACCATGCACGCTATGAAAGCCAGGAAATTGGCGAGTGAt ATTTCTTACAAACAAGGCTGTGAACAGGAGCAGGGTGAATACAACTACCCAGCCACCCTCACACCAGGCTACCAAAGCCAAAGGAAGCTCGACCCACTGAAAGAC AAGAACTACAGGCAACACATCGACCAGGTCAAGTACAAGTCAGTGACGGACACGCCTGAGATTGTTCTGGCGAGGAAAAACGCTCAGCTCGTCAGCAAC CTGAATTACAAAGCAGGCTATGAGAAGACGAAGCACCAGTACACACTGTCCCAGGATCTGCCCCAAATCAAAAACGCCAAAGCCAACGCGGCTCTGTGCAGCGGT ATTAAATATAAAGAGGAGTGGGAGAAGTCCAAGTCTAAGGCCTGCGACATCGGCAATGACGACCTGAGCGTCAGAGCGGCCAAAGCGTCCCGAGACCTCGCCAGTGAT ATTAAATACAAAGAGAGCTACATGAAGAACAAGGACCAGGCAGTGGGGTTCAACATGAGCGACTCCAAGACTCTGCACTCGCTTCAAGTGGCCAAGATGAGCAGCAAC ATTGAATACAAGAAGGGCTCCAAGGAGAGCCAGGGCCAGTACACGCTTCCCATGGACATGATCAACCTCAGCCACGCCAAGAAGGCTCAGGCCCTCGCCAGCGACCTGGAGTATCGCACCAAGCTCCACGACTACACCGTCATGCCAGACGACATCAAGGTCCAGCAGGCTAAAAAGGCTTATTCCCTGCAGAGCGAG AACCAGTATCGCTCAGACCTGAACTGGATGAAGGGGGTGGGCTGGGATAGCGAAGGATGTATGAACATAACCCAGGCCAAGAAAGCTGGGGAGCAGCTCAGTGAT ACTAAATATCGTCAGAAGGCCGACAGCATCAGGTTCACCCATGTGGCGGACGACCTCTCCATCAAACATGCCAAGAAGAGCcaagagctgcagagcaac CTGGTGTACAAAGCCAACACGGAGCAGATGATGCACCAGTACACCATGAAGAATGACGAGCCGCTGTTCCTACAAGCAAAGGCGAACGCTGACCTCCTCAGTGGG AAAGTGTACAAGAGCAAAtgggagaagcagagagaaaaaggctTTGAGCTGCGTCTGgactctctctctattctcacCGCCAGAGCCAAGAGGGACCTGGCCAGCGAC GTCAAATACAGGGAGAAATATGAGAAGAACAAAGGCAAGGTGATCAGTATTAAATCGGTCAGTGACGACTCTCAGATGGCCCATTCTGCTCTGGCCACCAAACTGCAGAGCGGCCGCCACTACAAGAAAAACTACGAGGACACGAAGACCAAATACAA tgtttctctggACATGCTGAACATCAGCCACGCCAAGAAGGCTCAAGACCTGGCGACCGAGACCAACTACAGGACGTTCCTCCACGACTACACTACGCTGCCCACTGACATGAACGTGGCCTGGGCTAAGAAAGCCTACGGACTGCAGAGCGAT AAACAGTACAGGTCCGATCTGAACTGGATGAAGGGCGTTGGCTGGGAGGCCTCGCAGTCTCTGGACGTCCAGCAGGCGAAGAAGGCCGGAGCGCTCGTCAGCGAG AAAAAGTACCGCCAGGACGCGAGCGCTGTGAAGTTCACCAGCGTCGAAAACACCCCAGAGATGGTCCAAGCCAAACTCAGCAACAAACTGGCCATTGAT AGGTTGTACAGGGAGAAGGGGGAAAACCTGAAGCACAACTACACCCTCAGTGGAGAGCTGCCTGAGATGGTGCAGGCCAAACTCAACGCCATGAACATCAGTGAG agccGCTACAAGGAGTCGTGGACTAAGATACGCGACGGTGGCTACAAGCTGCGTCTGGATGCCATCCCTTTCCAATCTGCCAGAATATCTGGGGATATCCTCAGCGAT cAAAAGTACAGAGGGGAATTTGAGAGGACTAAAGGGAAGATGATCGGGCTGAAGGGGCTGCAGGACGATATGAACATCGCTCACTCGGTCCAGGCCACCAAGCTGCAGAGTGAT ATTAAATACAGGCAGGATTCAGCGAAGGAGCTCTCAAAGTTTCATCTGCCCTTGGACATGATGGAGGTGGCCCACGCCAAAAAGGCTCAGTCGCTGGTCAGCGATCAGGACTACAGACTCACCCTGCATCAGTACACATCACTGCCTGATGACATGAAGGTGCTGGCGGCCAAAAAAGCGTACGCGCTGCAGAGCGAG AAAGTGTACCGCTCCGACCTGAACTACCTGCGCGGTGCAGCCTGGATCGCCACAGGGGCCCTGCAGATCGAAGGCTCCAAGAGGGCCACAGACCTCATCAGTGAT AAAAAGTACCGTCAGCAGCCGTACAGCTTCAAGCACACGTCTGTCACAGACTCTCCAGATATCGTCCACGCCAAACTCAGCGGACAGGTCACAAATGAA CGCTTGTacaaagagaaaagtgtgaACGACCAACACAACTACACTATAACGTCTCAGGGACCAGAGATCACACAGGCCAAGATCAACGCAGCCAACTTCAGCGAG gtcaAGTACAGAGAGTCCTGGCACACGCTGAGGGCTCAGGGCTACAAACTCACCATGCAGGACATCCCCTTCCAGGCTGCCAAGAGCTCCACAGGCATCGCCAGTGAT tacaagtacaaacacaaCCACGTGCTGGACAAAGGCAAACACATCGGCATCAAAAGCGTCCTGGAAGACCCACTTCTCCTTCACTGCCTGCAGGCCGGCCGTCTGGCCAGCGACCAGGAGTACCGCAGGGACGCGCTGACCACCAGCGGTCAGTACCACCTCAACCCCGACATGATTCACCTGGTGACGGCTAAGAACGCCCAGTCCTTGGCCAGCGAGCAGGACTACAGGACGAGGCTGCACAAGTACACGGTGCTCCCTGATGACATGAAGGTCAAATGGGCCAAGAAGGCGTACGACCTGCAGAGCGAG AATCTCTACAAGTCGGACCTCAATTTCATGAAAGGAGTGGCCTGGGACGGAGTGGGTGCACCTCAGATGGAGTCGGCCAAGAAAGCTGGAGATCTTATAAGTGAT AAGAAGTATCGTCAGCTGCCGGACAGTCTGAAGTTCACCTCAGTGGCCGACTCTCCTGATATGGTCCATGCCAAGACGAGCTATCAACAGTGCAGTCAG AGGCTGTACAAAGCAGGGAAGGATGATgacatgcacaaatacacctTACACTCAGACGATCCAGACTTTGTGAGAGCCAAGATTAACGCCCGGCAGATTAGTGAT AAAGTGTACAAGGCGTCTGGGGAGCAGGTGAAGACGTTGGGCTACGACTTGAGGCTGGACGCCATTCCTTTCCAAACTGCCAAGGCCTCCAGAGAAATCGCCAGTGAC TTCCGTTACAAGGAGTCCCATCAGAAAGAGAAGGGCCAGCAGGTGGGGCTGCGCTGCGTGGAGGACGACCCCAAGATGGTGCATTCTCTGGCAGCCAGCAAACTCCAGAGCAACCTGGAGTACAAACGCCAGTCCAAGGAGGACCGCGGCCAGTACAAGATGCACGCTGACCAGCCCGAGTTCCTGCAGGCCAAGAAGAGCCAGGCTCAGGCCAGCGACCTCACCTACCGCCACAAGCTCCACGACTACACCTGTGACGCCGAGCAGCTCAACATCAAGCACGCCAAGCAGGCCTACAAGCTGCAGAGCGAT GTGAATTACAAATCAGACCTGAACTGGATCAGAGGAGTGGGCTGGACCCCTCCCGGCTCCCACAAGGCCGAGCTCGCCCGCCGGGCTGCAGAGCTGGGATTTGCCGAGGGGGTCACCACTGAGGAGGCCATCGCAAAGTACCAGCACATGATGATG ATATCATTCTTTCAGGTgcatcaccagcagcagatggaggaacagcagcagcaggagcagcaggctTCAGAGCAGGTGGAGACGAGCGAGAAGATCCAACAGGGCGTCAACATGGACGCCATGGAGGTGCTTCACGTCAAGAGGAAGAAGACCATTCAGACGGTGCAGAAAAAGTCCTCCACCACCACGACCTCGTTCAAGTCCATGGAGAAGAAGTCCAGCGCCACCTCGTCAACCTCGTCGGCCGCTCTCCAGAACACAGTGAGGACGTCTCTGTCGCCCAGTAAAGCTGCTGCGATAGAAGACGCGTAG
- the nrap gene encoding nebulin-related-anchoring protein isoform X4, which produces MQSCARCRFVVYPAEKINCIDQNWHKACFHCDVCKMVLTANNFVSHKKRPYCSVHNPRNNTFTSVYETPVNINAKKQSKASSEAFQSQSEFSQQQTWYSGTVSSQDIVTMSQEQKALSDVKFSEEYEESKGKGSFPAMITPGYVAAKNANTLASSLEYKKGHEERVSKYTTFVDPPEVLLAKKQGQIVSDYAYTEEYEQQRGKGSFPAHLTPGYMMSKKATEQASDIKYRQVYEQEMKGKASTEAGIAESVHARENAENFSQIAYTEEHEQQRGKGSFPAMITPGYCLAKKAQENASNLKYRKDHNKLKGTSHFHSLTSEDNLALKSARKINKLVSEVEYKKDLENTKGHSINFCDTPQFHNAAKIAKFTSDNKYKEKYISDMKGHYAESGIDKKTMHAMKARKLASDISYKQGCEQEQGEYNYPATLTPGYQSQRKLDPLKDKNYRQHIDQVKYKSVTDTPEIVLARKNAQLVSNLNYKAGYEKTKHQYTLSQDLPQIKNAKANAALCSGIKYKEEWEKSKSKACDIGNDDLSVRAAKASRDLASDIKYKESYMKNKDQAVGFNMSDSKTLHSLQVAKMSSNIEYKKGSKESQGQYTLPMDMINLSHAKKAQALASDLEYRTKLHDYTVMPDDIKVQQAKKAYSLQSENQYRSDLNWMKGVGWDSEGCMNITQAKKAGEQLSDTKYRQKADSIRFTHVADDLSIKHAKKSQELQSNLVYKANTEQMMHQYTMKNDEPLFLQAKANADLLSGKVYKSKWEKQREKGFELRLDSLSILTARAKRDLASDVKYREKYEKNKGKVISIKSVSDDSQMAHSALATKLQSGRHYKKNYEDTKTKYNVSLDMLNISHAKKAQDLATETNYRTFLHDYTTLPTDMNVAWAKKAYGLQSDKQYRSDLNWMKGVGWEASQSLDVQQAKKAGALVSEKKYRQDASAVKFTSVENTPEMVQAKLSNKLAIDRLYREKGENLKHNYTLSGELPEMVQAKLNAMNISESRYKESWTKIRDGGYKLRLDAIPFQSARISGDILSDQKYRGEFERTKGKMIGLKGLQDDMNIAHSVQATKLQSDIKYRQDSAKELSKFHLPLDMMEVAHAKKAQSLVSDQDYRLTLHQYTSLPDDMKVLAAKKAYALQSEKVYRSDLNYLRGAAWIATGALQIEGSKRATDLISDKKYRQQPYSFKHTSVTDSPDIVHAKLSGQVTNERLYKEKSVNDQHNYTITSQGPEITQAKINAANFSEVKYRESWHTLRAQGYKLTMQDIPFQAAKSSTGIASDYKYKHNHVLDKGKHIGIKSVLEDPLLLHCLQAGRLASDQEYRRDALTTSGQYHLNPDMIHLVTAKNAQSLASEQDYRTRLHKYTVLPDDMKVKWAKKAYDLQSENLYKSDLNFMKGVAWDGVGAPQMESAKKAGDLISDKKYRQLPDSLKFTSVADSPDMVHAKTSYQQCSQRLYKAGKDDDMHKYTLHSDDPDFVRAKINARQISDKVYKASGEQVKTLGYDLRLDAIPFQTAKASREIASDFRYKESHQKEKGQQVGLRCVEDDPKMVHSLAASKLQSNLEYKRQSKEDRGQYKMHADQPEFLQAKKSQAQASDLTYRHKLHDYTCDAEQLNIKHAKQAYKLQSDVNYKSDLNWIRGVGWTPPGSHKAELARRAAELGFAEGVTTEEAIAKYQHMMMISFFQVHHQQQMEEQQQQEQQASEQVETSEKIQQGVNMDAMEVLHVKRKKTIQTVQKKSSTTTTSFKSMEKKSSATSSTSSAALQNTVRTSLSPSKAAAIEDA; this is translated from the exons ATGCAGTCCTGTGCCAGGTGTAGGTTTGTGGTCTACCCAGCTGAGAAGATCAACTGCATTGACCAG AACTGGCACAAAGCGTGTTTTCACTGCGACGTCTGTAAGATGGTCCTCACCGCCAATAACTTTGTCAGCCACAAGAAGAGGCCATACTGCTCTGT ACACAATCCCAGGAATAACACATTCACAAGCGTCTACGAGACCCCGGTCAACATCAACGCAAAGAAGCAGAGCAAGGCGAGCAGTGAG GCCTTTCAGTCTCAGTCTGAGTTCTCACAGCAGCAGACGTGGTATTCAGGCACGGTGAGCAGCCAGGATATAGTGACGATGTCTCAGGAACAGAAGGCCCTCAGTGAT GTGAAGTTCTCTGAGGAGTACGAAGAGTCGAAAGGAAAAGGCAGCTTCCCTGCCATGATCACACCAGGTTACGTGGCGGCTAAGAATGCCAACACCTTGGCCAGTAGT ctggaATATAAAAAAGGACACGAGGAGAGAGTTTCAAAGTACACAACATTTGTTGACCCTCCAGAGGTGCTTCTGGCCAAGAAACAGGGGCAAATTGTCAGCGAC TATGCCTACACTGAAGAGtatgagcagcagagaggaaaaggcAGTTTCCCTGCACATCTTACACCAGGATACATGATGTCAAAGAAGGCCACTGAGCAGGCCAGTGAT ATTAAGTATCGTCAGGTGTACGAACAGGAGATGAAGGGAAAAGCCAGCACTGAGGCTGGAATAGCTGAGTCAGTTCACGCCAGGGAAAACGCAGAGAACTTCAGCCAG ATTGCATACACTGAAGAGCACGAGCAGCAGCGAGGCAAAGGGAGCTTCCCTGCGATGATCACTCCTGGTTATTGTCTGGCTAAAAAAGCCCAGGAGAATGCAAGTAAT CTGAAGTATAGAAAGGACCACAACAAGTTGAAGGGCACCTCGCACTTCCACAGTCTGACATCCGAGGACAATCTGGCTCTGAAGAGCGCCCGAAAGATCAACAAGCTTGTCAGTGAG GTGGAGTATAAGAAGGACCTGGAGAACACCAAAGGTCACAGCATCAATTTCTGTGACacgccacagtttcataatgcTGCTAAAATCGCCAAGTTCACCAGTGAT AACAAGTACAAAGAGAAGTACATCAGTGATATGAAGGGACACTACGCAGAGTCCGGCATTGATAAGAAGACCATGCACGCTATGAAAGCCAGGAAATTGGCGAGTGAt ATTTCTTACAAACAAGGCTGTGAACAGGAGCAGGGTGAATACAACTACCCAGCCACCCTCACACCAGGCTACCAAAGCCAAAGGAAGCTCGACCCACTGAAAGAC AAGAACTACAGGCAACACATCGACCAGGTCAAGTACAAGTCAGTGACGGACACGCCTGAGATTGTTCTGGCGAGGAAAAACGCTCAGCTCGTCAGCAAC CTGAATTACAAAGCAGGCTATGAGAAGACGAAGCACCAGTACACACTGTCCCAGGATCTGCCCCAAATCAAAAACGCCAAAGCCAACGCGGCTCTGTGCAGCGGT ATTAAATATAAAGAGGAGTGGGAGAAGTCCAAGTCTAAGGCCTGCGACATCGGCAATGACGACCTGAGCGTCAGAGCGGCCAAAGCGTCCCGAGACCTCGCCAGTGAT ATTAAATACAAAGAGAGCTACATGAAGAACAAGGACCAGGCAGTGGGGTTCAACATGAGCGACTCCAAGACTCTGCACTCGCTTCAAGTGGCCAAGATGAGCAGCAAC ATTGAATACAAGAAGGGCTCCAAGGAGAGCCAGGGCCAGTACACGCTTCCCATGGACATGATCAACCTCAGCCACGCCAAGAAGGCTCAGGCCCTCGCCAGCGACCTGGAGTATCGCACCAAGCTCCACGACTACACCGTCATGCCAGACGACATCAAGGTCCAGCAGGCTAAAAAGGCTTATTCCCTGCAGAGCGAG AACCAGTATCGCTCAGACCTGAACTGGATGAAGGGGGTGGGCTGGGATAGCGAAGGATGTATGAACATAACCCAGGCCAAGAAAGCTGGGGAGCAGCTCAGTGAT ACTAAATATCGTCAGAAGGCCGACAGCATCAGGTTCACCCATGTGGCGGACGACCTCTCCATCAAACATGCCAAGAAGAGCcaagagctgcagagcaac CTGGTGTACAAAGCCAACACGGAGCAGATGATGCACCAGTACACCATGAAGAATGACGAGCCGCTGTTCCTACAAGCAAAGGCGAACGCTGACCTCCTCAGTGGG AAAGTGTACAAGAGCAAAtgggagaagcagagagaaaaaggctTTGAGCTGCGTCTGgactctctctctattctcacCGCCAGAGCCAAGAGGGACCTGGCCAGCGAC GTCAAATACAGGGAGAAATATGAGAAGAACAAAGGCAAGGTGATCAGTATTAAATCGGTCAGTGACGACTCTCAGATGGCCCATTCTGCTCTGGCCACCAAACTGCAGAGCGGCCGCCACTACAAGAAAAACTACGAGGACACGAAGACCAAATACAA tgtttctctggACATGCTGAACATCAGCCACGCCAAGAAGGCTCAAGACCTGGCGACCGAGACCAACTACAGGACGTTCCTCCACGACTACACTACGCTGCCCACTGACATGAACGTGGCCTGGGCTAAGAAAGCCTACGGACTGCAGAGCGAT AAACAGTACAGGTCCGATCTGAACTGGATGAAGGGCGTTGGCTGGGAGGCCTCGCAGTCTCTGGACGTCCAGCAGGCGAAGAAGGCCGGAGCGCTCGTCAGCGAG AAAAAGTACCGCCAGGACGCGAGCGCTGTGAAGTTCACCAGCGTCGAAAACACCCCAGAGATGGTCCAAGCCAAACTCAGCAACAAACTGGCCATTGAT AGGTTGTACAGGGAGAAGGGGGAAAACCTGAAGCACAACTACACCCTCAGTGGAGAGCTGCCTGAGATGGTGCAGGCCAAACTCAACGCCATGAACATCAGTGAG agccGCTACAAGGAGTCGTGGACTAAGATACGCGACGGTGGCTACAAGCTGCGTCTGGATGCCATCCCTTTCCAATCTGCCAGAATATCTGGGGATATCCTCAGCGAT cAAAAGTACAGAGGGGAATTTGAGAGGACTAAAGGGAAGATGATCGGGCTGAAGGGGCTGCAGGACGATATGAACATCGCTCACTCGGTCCAGGCCACCAAGCTGCAGAGTGAT ATTAAATACAGGCAGGATTCAGCGAAGGAGCTCTCAAAGTTTCATCTGCCCTTGGACATGATGGAGGTGGCCCACGCCAAAAAGGCTCAGTCGCTGGTCAGCGATCAGGACTACAGACTCACCCTGCATCAGTACACATCACTGCCTGATGACATGAAGGTGCTGGCGGCCAAAAAAGCGTACGCGCTGCAGAGCGAG AAAGTGTACCGCTCCGACCTGAACTACCTGCGCGGTGCAGCCTGGATCGCCACAGGGGCCCTGCAGATCGAAGGCTCCAAGAGGGCCACAGACCTCATCAGTGAT AAAAAGTACCGTCAGCAGCCGTACAGCTTCAAGCACACGTCTGTCACAGACTCTCCAGATATCGTCCACGCCAAACTCAGCGGACAGGTCACAAATGAA CGCTTGTacaaagagaaaagtgtgaACGACCAACACAACTACACTATAACGTCTCAGGGACCAGAGATCACACAGGCCAAGATCAACGCAGCCAACTTCAGCGAG gtcaAGTACAGAGAGTCCTGGCACACGCTGAGGGCTCAGGGCTACAAACTCACCATGCAGGACATCCCCTTCCAGGCTGCCAAGAGCTCCACAGGCATCGCCAGTGAT tacaagtacaaacacaaCCACGTGCTGGACAAAGGCAAACACATCGGCATCAAAAGCGTCCTGGAAGACCCACTTCTCCTTCACTGCCTGCAGGCCGGCCGTCTGGCCAGCGACCAGGAGTACCGCAGGGACGCGCTGACCACCAGCGGTCAGTACCACCTCAACCCCGACATGATTCACCTGGTGACGGCTAAGAACGCCCAGTCCTTGGCCAGCGAGCAGGACTACAGGACGAGGCTGCACAAGTACACGGTGCTCCCTGATGACATGAAGGTCAAATGGGCCAAGAAGGCGTACGACCTGCAGAGCGAG AATCTCTACAAGTCGGACCTCAATTTCATGAAAGGAGTGGCCTGGGACGGAGTGGGTGCACCTCAGATGGAGTCGGCCAAGAAAGCTGGAGATCTTATAAGTGAT AAGAAGTATCGTCAGCTGCCGGACAGTCTGAAGTTCACCTCAGTGGCCGACTCTCCTGATATGGTCCATGCCAAGACGAGCTATCAACAGTGCAGTCAG AGGCTGTACAAAGCAGGGAAGGATGATgacatgcacaaatacacctTACACTCAGACGATCCAGACTTTGTGAGAGCCAAGATTAACGCCCGGCAGATTAGTGAT AAAGTGTACAAGGCGTCTGGGGAGCAGGTGAAGACGTTGGGCTACGACTTGAGGCTGGACGCCATTCCTTTCCAAACTGCCAAGGCCTCCAGAGAAATCGCCAGTGAC TTCCGTTACAAGGAGTCCCATCAGAAAGAGAAGGGCCAGCAGGTGGGGCTGCGCTGCGTGGAGGACGACCCCAAGATGGTGCATTCTCTGGCAGCCAGCAAACTCCAGAGCAACCTGGAGTACAAACGCCAGTCCAAGGAGGACCGCGGCCAGTACAAGATGCACGCTGACCAGCCCGAGTTCCTGCAGGCCAAGAAGAGCCAGGCTCAGGCCAGCGACCTCACCTACCGCCACAAGCTCCACGACTACACCTGTGACGCCGAGCAGCTCAACATCAAGCACGCCAAGCAGGCCTACAAGCTGCAGAGCGAT GTGAATTACAAATCAGACCTGAACTGGATCAGAGGAGTGGGCTGGACCCCTCCCGGCTCCCACAAGGCCGAGCTCGCCCGCCGGGCTGCAGAGCTGGGATTTGCCGAGGGGGTCACCACTGAGGAGGCCATCGCAAAGTACCAGCACATGATGATG ATATCATTCTTTCAGGTgcatcaccagcagcagatggaggaacagcagcagcaggagcagcaggctTCAGAGCAGGTGGAGACGAGCGAGAAGATCCAACAGGGCGTCAACATGGACGCCATGGAGGTGCTTCACGTCAAGAGGAAGAAGACCATTCAGACGGTGCAGAAAAAGTCCTCCACCACCACGACCTCGTTCAAGTCCATGGAGAAGAAGTCCAGCGCCACCTCGTCAACCTCGTCGGCCGCTCTCCAGAACACAGTGAGGACGTCTCTGTCGCCCAGTAAAGCTGCTGCGATAGAAGACGCGTAG